The genomic region CCGTTTCACTTTCTACCGCTGCACTCGCCGGAGACGCTCGCCACGGTAAGCCTCGACCTGCAGGCGTGGCAGTCGCACTTGGCCACTTCCCTCGCGCCGCACGTCGTGGTGCTGGCGATGGAGGACTGGGAAGCCGGGCGCGAGATCCACCTGCGGATGTTCGCGCCGCTGATGGGCATTGCGGAGGACCCGGCAACCGGGGCGGCCGCCGCGGCGCTGGCGGGCCTGCTGGTCGATCAACAGTCTCCCGGCGACGGCACGCATTGCTGGGTCATCCGTCAGGGCGAGGCGATGGGTCGGCCCAGCACCATCCACCTGGAGGTGGACGTGGTGGAGGGGCATCCCGCCGCCGTGCGGGTCGGCGGAACGGCGGTGATCGTCGGCCTCGGCACCCTGCAGGGGCTGAGCTGCCCGGCCAGCTCTGCCGCCAGGGATGAGGCCGGCACAAGCGGGGCGCCCGTGCCACGGAGTGCTTCCCCCGAAAGCGCCGTGGCGCGCCTCTACGAGCGGGCGGCGCTGGGCAGCGCGTTGCTGACCGCCGTCGCAGCCGGTGCGCTGCTACTGTCGCCTGTCCCGGCCTCGGCGCAGGACTTCACCGGTCCGCGGCTGGAGATCAGCATGGGATATGATGAGCTGGAGAGCGACGGCAGCTTCGAGGATTTCGACCAGCGCCTGGACGGCGTCCATGGGCGTGTGGCGGTCGGCTATGATGCCGCCATCGTCGACAGGTTCGTTATCGGGGTCGAGGCGAGCATCGGGGGAACCCGCGATGCCGCGGTGACCATCATGCCGGCCGCGGATTCCTTCACCTTCCGCCCGGGCCGCGACATCGATGTGCTCGCCCGGCTCGGCTACCGACTAGGCTCGCGCAGCCTGGTCTACGTCAAGGTGGGCTGGGCCAATGCCGCGATCGAACTGACGGAGCGCGAGCGGGTCGGCAGCGATCAGTACGAGGTCACCCGCAGCAGCGCCGACAATGACGGCGTCCGGCTCGGCGCGGGCGTGGAGTACAGCATCTCCGACGCGCTCTATGTCAAGGCCGAATACCGTTACACCACCTTCGGCGACGGATACGACTACCAGCCCGGTTCGCATCGCAACCAGGTGCTGCTGGGAGTGGGCTACCGCTTCTAGGCCACCCCCGCTGCGCGAGCGGTTCGGTCCCGGCTGAAGGTTGGACCGCGAGCGCCGGTGGCATCAAGAGCGGACCGGAAGCGCCTCGTCGATGCTCGAAGGCCGCGACGCCGGCCAGCATCTCATCCGAGTTCACTGAAAACGATCGAGACGGGGTTGCGGCTTCGACGCCATCGCCCCTTAGGAGAAAATGCGTGACAACTTTCAGTAATAGCCAGCCGCCTTTCAGCGGCCTTCTAGCGTCACGCGGGTCCGCGCGCTTCTCCGGGATTGAGGCCGGGATATTATTGGGTGGGGAGGCTGCTCCGATGACGGTGATGACCTTGTCTGTCACCGAGGATCAGGGGGCGCCGGCCCACATCTCGTTCGATGAGGACAAGCTCTTTTGCGTCTGGACCGGACGTATGCTGTTTCTCGTTGGCGAGGAGAAGTTACTAACCGCGCCCGGCGATCGGATATTCGTCGCACGTGGCGTGACGCATGGGTTCAGCGCCTTCGGCGGAGATGCGCAGATGACCCTAATCTCCACCCCAGCCCGCCATGACCGCTTCTTCGAGGCCATGGACGCGCTCCCCGTGCCGCACGAACCGGAGCAAGTGCAAGCCGTATGCGAGCGCTTCGGACAGGCGATCGTCGGACCGCTAGTTACGACGACTTAGTTCCTGCGGGGAATTCTTGGGTCGCGATCATATTCGCACCCAACGGGTGCTGCCGTTCGGCCAATTCAGGACGAGCGGCAGCTTTCGGGACCGCAGCAGGCTAAATACCGGAGCCGAAAATGCGCCTTCTGTAAGTCCGGTTCACGCCGCGCCGATCGGCGTCGCGCATCCTTCCGCATCGACACTGACCATCGTGAACAGGGCGGTGGCGGCGTGGCGCCGCGCGCCGGTGAGCAACGCTTCGGCCCAGAGTTCGACCGCCACCCGCACCGAGCTTCGCCCGGTCATGCGCACCTGCGCCACCAGCTCCACCATCTCGCCTTCGCCGATCGGCGACACGAAATCGATCCGGTCCGATGCGGCCATCACCATCACTGCGCGTGCGCGGCGCGTCGCCGCGATGAAGGCCGCCTTGCCCATCATCTTCAGCGCATCGCCACCGTAGAGCGTGCCATAGTGATTGGTCTGACCGGGGAAGACCATTTCCGCCAGACGCAGCGTATCGTCCGGCTGGGGCTCCAAATCGGGGACGAGCGGCGGGAGCGGGGTTCGCGCGCCGGGCCCCTTGCCCGCCACCAGCGTGAAGCGGCCGCGCGTGCACAGCCGCCGCTCGCCCGAAACCGGCGCCTCCGCGACCAGCTCGACCTCGACATCGAGCGAACTGGTGCCGACGCGCACCACGCGACCCGTCACCTCCACCATATCGCCTGCCCGGGCAGGCGCGGCGAAGTCGATCTTTTCCGAAGCGGCGGTGACGAAAGGCGCCCGGCCGTGGCGGCTGGCGGCAAGGAACGCCACCTTGTCCATGTGCGCGAGCGCCACGCCGCCGAACAGCGTGCCGTGATGATTGGTGTCCCCCGGGAACACCATGTCGATCAGTTGCACCGGCGCGCGCGCACCCATGTCCTCCATCACCGCCATCGGATCAGGCCTCGACCTGAGCGTCCGCGCGCAGCGTGCGCGCCGCCGCTACCATTGCGGCGATCGCGGGCTTCACTTCCTCCCAGTTGCGCGTCTTGAGCCCGCAATCGGGGTTCACCCACAGCTGTTCGGGACGCAGATGCTCCTGCGCAAGGCGCATCAGCGCCACCATTTCCTGCTCGGCGGGAACACGCGCGGAATGGATGTCGTAGACGCCCGGTCCGATCGCGCTCGGGTAGCGGTATCGCGCAAAGCCTTCGAGCAACTCCATCTGCGAGCGCGCGGTTTCGATCGAGATCACGTCGGTGTCCATCGCGGCGATCGACGGGAGGATCTCGTTGAACTCCGAATAGCACATATGCGTGTGGATCTGCGTGGCATTGCCCACGCCGGCGGCGGACAGGCGGAAGCAGTCGACAGCCCAGTCGAGATACGCCTGCCAGTCGCGCCTGCGCAGCGGCAGCCCCTCGCGCAGCGCCGCCTCGTCGATCTGGATCGCCTTGCATCCGGCGGCCTCGAGATCGGTCACTTCGTCGCGGAGCGCGAGCGCGATCTGGCGGCAAGACGCCTCGCGCGGCTGGTCGTCCCGCACGAAGCTCCAGTTCAGGATCGTCACCGGGCCGGTGAGCATCCCCTTCACGGGCTTGTCGGTGAGCGATTGCGCGTACCGCCACCAGTCCACGGTCATTGGCCGCGGGCGCGAAACGTCGCCAAAGAGGATCGGCGGACGCACGCAGCGCGAGCCGTAGCTCTGCACCCACCCGTTCATGGTGAAGGCGAAGCCGGCGAGCTTCTCGCCGAAATACTGCACCATGTCGTTGCGCTCGAACTCGCCGTGGACGAGCACGTCGAGCCCGACGCCCTCCTGCCAGCGAATCGCGCGCTCGGTCTCTTCGCGCAGAAAGGCGTGATAGGCCGCGCCGTCGAGCGCTCCGCGGTTGTGCTCGGCACGGGCGTGGCGCACCTCGGCGGTCTGGGGGAAGGAGCCGATCGTGGTGGTGGGGAAGAGCGGCAGCGCCAGCACTTCGGCCTGCGCGCGGATGCGCTCGGCATGCCCCGCAGGCCGTTCGCGCATCGCAGGCGTCACTCCGGCGAGCCGCGCCTGCACCGCGGTGTCGTGGATGCGCGGCGAGGTCTTGCGGCTGGCGGCGGCGCGTGCCGAGGCGGCAAGCGCATCGTACACGCTCTCCGCGCCGCCGTTCAGCGCGCGCCGGAGCAGGTCGAGCTCCTCGATCTTCTGCACCGCGAAGGCGAGCCATTGCTTGAGCTCGTCGTCCAGCTTGGGCTCGAGCCCGAGGTCGACCGGCACGTGCAGCAGCGAGCAGGACGGCGCGAGCACCAGGTCGCGCTCCGCCGCCACCGGCTCGATCCGTGCGAGCAGTGCCTGCAGGTCGGCGCGCCACACGTTGCGCCCGTCGATCACGCCAAGCGACAGCAGCAGCTCCCTCGGCGCGCTGCGCAGCACTGTCTCGAGCTGGTCGGGCGCGCGGACGAGGTCGACGTGCAGCCCGGCGACGGGAAGCGAAGCGGCAAGCGACAGATTGTCTTCCAGCCCGCCGAAATACGTCGTCAGCATCAGCCTGGGCCCGCTCCGGCCGAGCTTGGCATAGGCGCGGGTGAAGGCGCGGCGCTGCGTCTCCGACAGGTCGGTCACGAGGATCGGCTCGTCGATCTGCACCCATTCGGCCCCCTCGCGCGCCAGATGGCCGAGGATCACGCCGTAGAGGCCGAGCACCTCGTCGAGCAGGTCGAACGGATCGACGCCCTGCCCCTTGGCGAGGCTGAGCCAGGTGACGGGCCCCAGCAGGACCGGACGCGTGTCATAGCCCTGCGCCTTTGCCTCGCGATATTCCTCGACGATCTTGAGCCGGCCCAGGCTCAGCTTCTGTCCCGGCTCGATCTCGGGAACGATATAGTGGTAGTTGGTGTCGAACCATTTGGTCATTTCGCCCGCGGTAACGCTGCCATGGGCGTGGCCGCAGCCCGCGCCACCGGTACTGCCGCGCGCCATCGCGAAATAGGTGGCGAGGTCCGCTGTACCGTGCGCGGCGCCATAGCGCGTGGGGACGGCGCCCAGCATCAGGCTGGTGTCGAGCACATGATCGTAGAGCGAGAAGTCGTTGGACGGCAGCCAGTCGACGCCCAGCGCCTTCTGCCGCGCCCAGGCGGCGGTGCGCAGGCCCGCGGCGGTCTCCTGAAGCTGGGCCGCATCGATCGTGCCGGACCAGAATTTTTCGAGCGCGAATTTGAGCTCCCGACGCGGACCGATGCGCGGGAAGCCGAGTGTGGCAACAGTGACAGTCATTGTTCTTCAACCCCGAAGAAATCGGGGGCGGCCGGACGGGCACGCACCGGACGCGCGGCGAGAAGACTCCGGCCGCGGACACGCAAGCGGCCAGACCGGGCACCCCGCCGGTGGACGGTATCGCGTCGGAGGCAGGTCTCCTGGCTCGCGGGTCAGCACAGACGATCCGTCTTCCCAAGAGGCGAGCCCCTCAGTGACATCGGTGGATCGCTGCTCGCCACTTACAGTTGCGGGGGCAGCGCCGGCCTTGCGAGCGAACCCGCGCACCGGCTTCCCGTCTTAGCTTCGGCGCGGGCACGCCCGACCGAAGAACCTCGACACGGTCAGCATCGGCGCAATCGCATCCCGCGTCAAGCATGACATAAAGAATTCTTTATATCGCGCTTGACCTGCTTCAGGCAGAAAGCTTGCGGCATAGTTTCGGTTCCTCTGGGTCCAGCAGCGTGCCGCTCGCGGTCACCGTCCCTGCCGTGGGGACGGACATGGTGGTGCGCTACCCGTTCCCACCCGCCGCCTGTCTGACATCCGTGAGACGTTATACCATTGCATTTGTGGTTTGGCGCCGATAGCGCGTGTCACGTCGCAACATAACCACAGCTCCCGGGGGGGAGCTGGCACACGGGTCGGGGAACAATGAAGCACTGGACATTTCTGTCGGCGGCCGCGCTTGTCTGCCTTTCGAGCACTGCATGGGCACAGGATTTTGCCGGCGGGGACGCTTCCCGGCCGCGCGAGGGTGATACCCTCGTCGTGACTGCCACCCGGTCCGAGCAGGCGGTGTCCGAGGCGCCTGCCACCATTTCGGTCGTGACCGGTACCGAGCTACGCCGCCGGCCGGTGCAGGATCTCGCCGAGGCGCTCGAGAACGAGCCGGGCGTGGTGATCAACGGCATCGGCATGACGCGTCGCGGCATCTCGATCCGCGGCATGTCCAACGAACATGTGCTCACGCTGATCGACGGCCGGCGGATCAACGATTCCGCCGCCAACATGGCGCATGTCGATTTCGACCTCGGCTGGGTGCCCAGCATCGCGATCGATCAGATCGAGCTGGTGCGCGGCCCGCTTTCGGCGCTCTATGGCTCGGAGGCGCTGGCCGGCGTCGTCAACGTCCGCACGCGCCGGCCGGAGCGGCTGGAGGTGAGCGCGCTCGGCATCCTCGGCTTCCGTGACGGGGAGGGCGGCGACAGCGCGCAGCTGTCGGCGCTGGTCGGCGGCCCGTTGAGCGACACGCTCGGGCTGGTCGCATGGGGCGAATATCGCCACCGCGACCGCACGCAGAGCGCCGCCGATCCGCGGCAGAGCGAGCTGGAAGAGCGCGAGGCGCTGAGCGGGAGCATCATCGGCTGGTGGACGCCCGCGCCGGGCCATCGCATCGAGATCGGCCAGGCGGCGATCGACGATGATCGCACCCGCGACACGATCACTACCGGTTCCGCGCCGGTCTACTACGAATATCGGGATCATGTGACGCGCGCACAGACGCACGGCAGCTACACCGGCGAATGGGGCTGGGGTTCGGTGCAGGCGCGCGCCTATCGCTCGGTGCTGGAGCGCGTGAACGAACGCGACCAGAACCAGACGCCAACCCAGCCGACCAGGGGCGTCGACTTCGTCGCCGATGCGCAGCTGACGGTCGCGCCGTTCTCCGGCGCGCGGCTCACGCTGGGCGGTGAACATCGCAACGAGTGGCTGCGCGACGCCACCATCAACACGGCGGGCGAAGCGAGCGTCAACCATGACGCGCTGTTCGTGCAGGCCGAACGGGAGCTGACGCGCGGCGCGACGCTGACAGCCGGCAGCCGCTTCGACCATCACGACGCCTATGGGTGGGAAACGAGCCCGCGCGCCTATCTGGTGATCGAGCCGCTCCCCGGATTGACGCTGCGCGGCGGCGTCGGCGGAGCATTCAAGGCGCCCAGCCTGAAGCAGCTGTCGCCGGGCTACATCACGGTGGCGGCGGGCGGCCGCTTCATCATCACCGGCAATCCGGATCTGAAGCCCGAGACGAGCACCAGCTATGAAGCGGGCGCGACCTATTACGGTTCGGCATGGCAGCTCGGCGCCACGGTGTTCCAGAACGACCTTAACAATCTGGTGCAGACCGAATGCGTTGCATTCTGCGGAATCCGCGGCCGCGAGCGCCGCACCTATCTGAACGTCAACCGCGCGCGCATCCGCGGCGTCGAAGTGAGCGGCAGCGTTTCGCCCGTCGCGACGATTACACTGTCGGGTAGCTACAGCTATGTCGATCCGCGCGACCTTTCGGCCGACCAAGAGCTGACCGAGCGGCCGAACCATACGGCAAAGGTGCAGCTTGGCTGGCAGGCGCTGGAGACCACACGGCTCGAGGTGCGCGGGCGCTATATCGGCGAGCAGACGCTGCTCTCGAACGCGGTGCCGGTCCGGCTCCCGGATTACAGCCTGTGGTCGCTCGACGCGAGCCAGGCGCTTACGGATGCGCTGACGCTGAAAGCCGGTGTCGACAATCTGTTCGACGAGCGACTTTCGGATGCTTCGGGGCTCTACAGCTTTGCCGAGCCCGGCCGCATCTTCTTCGTCGGCCTGGGCGCCAACTTCTGATCGCGATGCGCCGGCTGCTGTTCCTGATCTGGCTGCTCCTGTGGGGCATGCCGGCTGCGGCGCAGCAGCCGGTACCAGTGGTGCGCATCGTCACGACGGACTTCGTGCTTCCGGCAAAGTTCGAGCGGATGGCCGAATGGGCGCAGGCTGCGGGGCTGGAGCTGGATTGGGTCGTCGCGGGTGGTGCGGCGGCGCAGCCACCCGTCGAAGACGCCGCGATGCTGATCCTCGACGGCCCGCGGCCCAGCGACATGGCGAGCATCGAGCGACTGGTCGGCGACACCGCGACGCTTACGCTCCCCTGGATCAAAGTGGGGGGCGGCCCGCCGGGCTTCGGCAATCTGCCGCCCGGAACCGCGCGGCGGCTGATCGGCTATTATGCCGCGGGCGGCGCGCCCAATCTGCGGAACTTCGTCGTGGCCGCGGGCCGGGCGCTCGCCGGATCGCCGGTCGACGATCTGCCCGCCCCGGTTCCGCTGCCGGAAACGGGCATCTACCATCCCGATGCCGAGACGGTGTTCGCCACGCCGGACACGTATCGCGCTTGGCTCGCCGCGCGCGGTGCGGCGGCGCGGCCCATCGTCGCCATCGCGATTTCGGACGGGCTGCTGCGCGACATGCAGACCGATGTGGTCGACGCGATCGCGCGCAGCGTCGAGGCACGCGGGCTCGCGCCGGCACTGTTCTGGTTCGATGCGTCGGACGCGGAGGGGCTGACCAGCCTGCTGGCACCGCTCGGCGCGCAGGCGCTGGTGAACATGACGCACATGCAGAATGGCGATGCGCGCAAGGCCGAGTTCGCCGCACTCGACATGCCCGTGCTGCAGGCGATCGGCGACCGCTCGAACAGCGTGGCGGAATGGCGCAATGCGACTTCGGGCGTCCCGGCTTATTCGGCGGCGGTGACGCTGAGCGTCCCGGAAAGCTGGGGAATCTCCGATCCCATCGTGGTGAGCGCAGTCGAGGGCGGACGCGCCGTTCCGATTCCCGAACAGGTCGAACTGTTGACCGGCAAGCTCGCGCGCCTGGTCGCGCTGCGCACCAAGCCCGCGCAGGACAAGCACATCGCACTGTTCTTCTGGAACCATCCGGTCGGCGAGGAGAATTTCTCCGCCTCGAACCTCAACGTCCCGCGCAGCCTGGAAAAGCTCACCCGCGATCTCGCCGACGCCGGCTACCGGGTCACCCCGGCGGACGAGGCGCAGCTGATCGATGCGGCGCAGGCAATGATGGGCGGTCTCTACCGTCCCGAGACGCTGGACGATCTGCTCGCACGGGGACTGGCGGCGCGTCTGCCGGTGGCGGACTATCGCGCCTGGCTGGCGACCCTGCCCGAGGCGCGCCGCGCCGAGCTGTCGGCGGCGATGGCGAACCCGGAACAGCATTGGGCTGTGCGCGGCGGCGATTTCATCATTCCCCGGCTGCAGCTCGGCAATCTCGTCATCCTGCCGCAGCCGCCACGCGGGGGCGATCCGACGCGCAGCTATCACGATCTGACCAACGTTCCCGATCCGCTCTATCTCGCCACCTATCTGTGGGTGCGCAGCCACGCGCAGGCGGACGCGATCGTCCATTTCGGCACGCACGGCACCCAGGAATGGACGCCGGGCAAGGATCGCGGGCTGTGGGCCGGCGACTATCCGATGCTGCTGGTCGGCGACCTGCCGGTCTTCTACCCCTATATCCAGGACAATGTCGCCGAGGCAATCCAGGCGCGGCGGCGCGGCCGCGCCGTTACGGTGAGCCACCAGACGCCCGCCTTCGCCCCCTCCGGCCTCTATGACGAGCTGCGCGACCTTCATTCGCGGATCCACGAATATGCGCAGGTCGAGGAAGGTGCCGTGCGCGACCGGCTGGCGGGGGAAATTCGCGAGGCTGCGTTCGCGGCGCATCTGGCAGACGACATCGGCTGGGATCGCGCGGCCGCCGGTCGCGACTTCGCGGGCTTCTACACCGCGCTGCACGATCATCTCCATCAGCTCGCGCGCAGCGCCATTCCGCTGGGCCTCCATGTCTTCGGCGAGCCCGCCGCGCCCGAGCACCGGCTGACGACGGTGATGCAGCAGCTCGGCCCCGACTATCTCCGCGCGCTCGGCATCGATCCGGTCGAAGCCTTTGCGGAGGATTTCTCGCAGCTTCGGGAAAGCCTGCCCTACACGACCTTGGCGCGCTACCTGCGTGACGGCGAGCCGACCAACGGCATCGCCGACGCCGGGCTGCGCGCGCAGGTCGAACGCGCCATGGCGCTCGAGCGCAACCTCGCCGAGCCGGGCGAGACCGAAGCGCTGCTGCAGGGGCTCGCGGGCGGGTTCGTGCTGCCCGGCGCGGGCGGCGATCCAGTGCGCAACCCGGAGGTGGCGAGCGGACGCAATCTCTTCGCGTTCGAGGCGGAGAAGGTTCCGGCCCAGGCCGCCTATGAAGAGGGCGGCAAGGCGTTCGACCAGCTGCTCGCGGCGTATGCCGGACGCCATGAGGGCGCGCTGCCGGAAAAGCTGGCGTTCAGCATGTTCGCGGGCGAGACGATCCGCACGCTCGGCGTGACTGAGGGGCAGATTCTCCACGCGCTCGGTCTGCGTCCGGTATGGGGGCGCGGCGGCCGCGTCGAGACGCTGGAGATCATCCCGATCGCCGAGCTTGGCCGGCCGCGCATCGATGTCGTCGTGCAGGCGAGCAGCGTTTATCGCGACCAGTTCGACGGCTTCATGCGGCTGCTGGGCGACGCGATCGACCGGCTTGCGGCGCTCGACGAGCCGGGGCTGGCGCGCAACGCCCGCGACACCGAGGCACGGCTGGTGGCGCGCGGCATCGCGCCCGAGCGCGCGCGCGAACTCGCGCGGTTGCGCATCTTCAGCAACGCGCCCGGCGAGTACGGCAGCGGCCTGCCCGATCGGATCGCAAAGGACGCCGACTGGGAGAGCGAGGACGAACTCGCCGCGACGTTCCTCGACCGGCTGCAATATGCCTATGGCGCGCGAGACTGGGGGCTGAAGCTGGAGGGTACGAACCTGTTCGCCGAGCAGCTACGCGGCGTCGATGCCGCGGTGCTCTCGCGCTCAACGAACGTCCATGGGCTGCTCTCGACCGATCATCCGTTCGAATATCTGGGGGGGCTCTCGCTCGCGGTGCGCAGCGTTTCCGGCGAGGCGCCCGACCTGTTCGTCACCGACCTGCGCCAGAGCGGCATGCCGCGCACCACGACGGCGGCCGCGTTCCTGTCGGACGAGCTGCGCGCGCGCTACCTCAACCCGCACTGGATCGGTGAGATGCAGAAGCAGGGCTATGCCGGCGCGACCGAGATGCTCGACGTCGTCAACAATCTCTGGGGATGGCAGGTGACCGATCCTGCCACCGTGCGCGCCGACCAGTGGCAGGCGATGCACGACACCTATGTGCGCGACACCCGCAATCTGGGGCTCGACCGCTTTTTCGAGGCGGTGCATCCGGATGCGCAGCTGCAGATGATCGATCGGATGCGCGAGGCGATCGCCCGCGGCTATTGGCAGGCGGACGCGGCGACTCGCGCCGAACTGGACGCCCGCCGCGACGCCCTTGCCCGGCTTGCCGGCGAAGCCAGCGCCGTAGCGCCGAACGGCGGCTTCGGCCTTTCGCCCGCCGCTGTCTCGAACGCGGGGACGCTCTCGGGCGCCGCCGCGCCGCCGCCGCCCGCCCCGGCGCAGGCGGACCCGCACGTCTCGCCCGCTCAGTCTTCAGCCCCGCCGCGCGGTTTCGTCCTGAAGAAGCAGGAGCTGTCGCAGCCCCAGGCCACCACTCTGCGCGGCACGGCTCCGGCGGCGGCGGCGATCCTGTTCCTTCTGCTCCTCGGCGCGCTCCTCGAGTGGCGCGCGCGCCGAAATTCTCTTGAAAAGGTTGCCGATGCCCGCGCTTGAAGCCCTGCTCTACGATGCCTCGCGCATCTTCCTCGTGCCCGTGATGGTGCTGATTCTCGCGGCGCTCGCCTATGCGCTGATCAGCCTCGGCCGGTTCGGCGTGGAGGCACTCGCGCGTATGCGCGGGCGCGGTGGCACGCCGCTGACGGCGCACTGGCGGCGGACCGGCGGCGCGACCGATGATCTCGAACTCGTTGTCATGCGCCGCCTCGAATGGCTGCGCGTCGTTTCGCGCAGCACGCCGATGCTGGGTCTCGTCGCCACGATGATCCCGATGGGGCCGGCGCTGCTCGCGCTGGGCAGCAACGACGGTGCCAGTGTGGGTGAGAATCTGGTGGTCGCCTTCTCGTCGGTGATCCTCGCGCTCATCAGCGCCTCGATCACCTTCTTCATCTATACAATCCGCCGCCGCTGGCTGCTCGAGGAGTTGCGCGCGATCGAAATCGAAAGGAATGGCTGATGCGCTTCCTGGAAGATGACGAGGCCGACGATCCCATCCTATCGGTGGTCAATCTGGTCGACCTGTTTCTGGTGATCCTCGCGGTGCTGATGGTGATCATCGCGCGCAATCCGCTGAACCCCTTCCAGTCGAAGCAGGTGGTTGTGGTCGAGAATCCGGGGCAGAAAGACATGACCATCACCGTGAAGGATGGCGAGAAGCT from Sphingosinithalassobacter sp. CS137 harbors:
- a CDS encoding PhzF family phenazine biosynthesis isomerase; translated protein: MTQRDYLLLDVFTDRLFGGNQLAVFPDAVGLSSATMQAIARELNLSESVFVLHGEDGADARLRFFTPAMELPFAGHPTIGAAVALASVGGALEGRSDVVFAEGVGLVPVAIRRSEDGALEATLTSPLLPTRVVTSLTSAQAATIAGVALAQMAEFGPQAYSAGVPFHFLPLHSPETLATVSLDLQAWQSHLATSLAPHVVVLAMEDWEAGREIHLRMFAPLMGIAEDPATGAAAAALAGLLVDQQSPGDGTHCWVIRQGEAMGRPSTIHLEVDVVEGHPAAVRVGGTAVIVGLGTLQGLSCPASSAARDEAGTSGAPVPRSASPESAVARLYERAALGSALLTAVAAGALLLSPVPASAQDFTGPRLEISMGYDELESDGSFEDFDQRLDGVHGRVAVGYDAAIVDRFVIGVEASIGGTRDAAVTIMPAADSFTFRPGRDIDVLARLGYRLGSRSLVYVKVGWANAAIELTERERVGSDQYEVTRSSADNDGVRLGAGVEYSISDALYVKAEYRYTTFGDGYDYQPGSHRNQVLLGVGYRF
- a CDS encoding cupin domain-containing protein translates to MTVMTLSVTEDQGAPAHISFDEDKLFCVWTGRMLFLVGEEKLLTAPGDRIFVARGVTHGFSAFGGDAQMTLISTPARHDRFFEAMDALPVPHEPEQVQAVCERFGQAIVGPLVTTT
- a CDS encoding acyl-CoA thioesterase, which translates into the protein MAVMEDMGARAPVQLIDMVFPGDTNHHGTLFGGVALAHMDKVAFLAASRHGRAPFVTAASEKIDFAAPARAGDMVEVTGRVVRVGTSSLDVEVELVAEAPVSGERRLCTRGRFTLVAGKGPGARTPLPPLVPDLEPQPDDTLRLAEMVFPGQTNHYGTLYGGDALKMMGKAAFIAATRRARAVMVMAASDRIDFVSPIGEGEMVELVAQVRMTGRSSVRVAVELWAEALLTGARRHAATALFTMVSVDAEGCATPIGAA
- the metE gene encoding 5-methyltetrahydropteroyltriglutamate--homocysteine S-methyltransferase — translated: MTVTVATLGFPRIGPRRELKFALEKFWSGTIDAAQLQETAAGLRTAAWARQKALGVDWLPSNDFSLYDHVLDTSLMLGAVPTRYGAAHGTADLATYFAMARGSTGGAGCGHAHGSVTAGEMTKWFDTNYHYIVPEIEPGQKLSLGRLKIVEEYREAKAQGYDTRPVLLGPVTWLSLAKGQGVDPFDLLDEVLGLYGVILGHLAREGAEWVQIDEPILVTDLSETQRRAFTRAYAKLGRSGPRLMLTTYFGGLEDNLSLAASLPVAGLHVDLVRAPDQLETVLRSAPRELLLSLGVIDGRNVWRADLQALLARIEPVAAERDLVLAPSCSLLHVPVDLGLEPKLDDELKQWLAFAVQKIEELDLLRRALNGGAESVYDALAASARAAASRKTSPRIHDTAVQARLAGVTPAMRERPAGHAERIRAQAEVLALPLFPTTTIGSFPQTAEVRHARAEHNRGALDGAAYHAFLREETERAIRWQEGVGLDVLVHGEFERNDMVQYFGEKLAGFAFTMNGWVQSYGSRCVRPPILFGDVSRPRPMTVDWWRYAQSLTDKPVKGMLTGPVTILNWSFVRDDQPREASCRQIALALRDEVTDLEAAGCKAIQIDEAALREGLPLRRRDWQAYLDWAVDCFRLSAAGVGNATQIHTHMCYSEFNEILPSIAAMDTDVISIETARSQMELLEGFARYRYPSAIGPGVYDIHSARVPAEQEMVALMRLAQEHLRPEQLWVNPDCGLKTRNWEEVKPAIAAMVAAARTLRADAQVEA
- a CDS encoding TonB-dependent receptor domain-containing protein; the protein is MTATRSEQAVSEAPATISVVTGTELRRRPVQDLAEALENEPGVVINGIGMTRRGISIRGMSNEHVLTLIDGRRINDSAANMAHVDFDLGWVPSIAIDQIELVRGPLSALYGSEALAGVVNVRTRRPERLEVSALGILGFRDGEGGDSAQLSALVGGPLSDTLGLVAWGEYRHRDRTQSAADPRQSELEEREALSGSIIGWWTPAPGHRIEIGQAAIDDDRTRDTITTGSAPVYYEYRDHVTRAQTHGSYTGEWGWGSVQARAYRSVLERVNERDQNQTPTQPTRGVDFVADAQLTVAPFSGARLTLGGEHRNEWLRDATINTAGEASVNHDALFVQAERELTRGATLTAGSRFDHHDAYGWETSPRAYLVIEPLPGLTLRGGVGGAFKAPSLKQLSPGYITVAAGGRFIITGNPDLKPETSTSYEAGATYYGSAWQLGATVFQNDLNNLVQTECVAFCGIRGRERRTYLNVNRARIRGVEVSGSVSPVATITLSGSYSYVDPRDLSADQELTERPNHTAKVQLGWQALETTRLEVRGRYIGEQTLLSNAVPVRLPDYSLWSLDASQALTDALTLKAGVDNLFDERLSDASGLYSFAEPGRIFFVGLGANF